The following proteins are co-located in the Flammeovirga kamogawensis genome:
- a CDS encoding nucleotide pyrophosphohydrolase, with translation MTLDEVQKVVDKWINTTGVRYFNELTNTAILMEEVGEVARVMSRQYGEQSFKKSDEEVDLGDEMADVLFVLVCLANQTGINLTEALEKNLQKKSIRDADRHKNNEKLK, from the coding sequence ATGACACTAGACGAGGTACAAAAAGTAGTTGATAAATGGATCAATACTACAGGCGTTCGTTATTTTAACGAACTGACAAATACAGCAATATTAATGGAGGAAGTAGGAGAAGTTGCTCGTGTTATGTCAAGACAATATGGAGAACAATCTTTTAAGAAAAGTGACGAAGAGGTAGACTTAGGAGATGAAATGGCTGATGTTCTTTTTGTATTAGTATGTTTAGCAAACCAAACAGGTATAAACCTTACTGAAGCTTTAGAAAAAAACCTTCAGAAAAAATCTATTCGTGATGCGGATCGACATAAAAACAACGAGAAATTAAAATAA
- a CDS encoding DUF58 domain-containing protein, translating to MSKTKNENYESAYVTLKELHGLQFEASGFSFLPKYKVQSLLAGRHKSAMRGRGLDFKEVRQYVPGDDIRNIDWKVTARTQKTHTKVFSEERERPVLLVVDQSSSMFFGTQEYLKSTISAQLAALGAWRTVDIGDRVGAFVFNDSEYKNIHPQRSTTAILSMLKTIEVFNNQLNAHQPPKSKSLILDNVLSKVRSTVTHDYLIIIMSDLRGITDKSIHHIFNLKRQNDVIIFHIEDEWEKELPLRALSISNSDKQVSIASGMKKTRAKFQKVFASEKEMLNDQFAEYGIPMLTFNTSQKASIQMRDALKDQ from the coding sequence ATGAGCAAAACTAAAAATGAAAATTATGAGTCGGCTTATGTTACCTTAAAGGAGTTACACGGTTTACAATTTGAAGCTTCTGGCTTTAGTTTCTTACCAAAATATAAAGTTCAATCACTTCTAGCTGGTAGACATAAATCTGCTATGAGAGGTAGAGGCTTAGACTTTAAAGAGGTAAGACAATATGTACCTGGAGATGATATTAGAAATATTGACTGGAAAGTTACAGCTCGAACTCAAAAAACGCATACAAAGGTATTTTCTGAAGAAAGAGAACGCCCTGTTTTATTGGTTGTAGATCAGTCTTCCTCTATGTTTTTTGGTACTCAAGAGTATTTAAAATCAACAATTTCAGCTCAATTGGCTGCTTTAGGTGCTTGGAGAACTGTAGATATTGGAGACCGTGTTGGTGCATTTGTATTTAATGATTCAGAATATAAAAATATTCATCCACAAAGAAGTACAACTGCTATTTTATCGATGCTAAAAACTATAGAGGTTTTTAATAATCAATTGAATGCTCACCAACCTCCAAAATCAAAAAGTTTAATTCTTGATAATGTTCTATCAAAAGTTCGGAGTACTGTAACTCATGATTATTTAATTATAATTATGTCAGACTTAAGAGGGATAACTGATAAGTCCATACATCACATCTTCAATTTAAAAAGACAAAACGATGTCATCATTTTTCATATTGAAGATGAATGGGAAAAAGAATTACCATTAAGAGCGTTATCAATTTCTAATAGTGATAAACAGGTATCGATTGCTTCTGGTATGAAAAAAACACGTGCAAAGTTTCAAAAAGTATTTGCTTCTGAAAAAGAAATGCTAAATGATCAATTTGCAGAATATGGTATTCCAATGTTGACTTTCAACACCTCTCAGAAGGCAAGTATTCAGATGAGAGACGCATTAAAAGATCAATAA
- a CDS encoding AAA family ATPase, whose translation MSALESIKKLQDQISKSIIGQEQVVNRIIACLISDGNLLLEGLPGLAKTRAINSLAQNMDLGLSRVQFTPDLLPSDITGTEIYQSSGEENFIFQKGPIFNNLILADEINRAPAKVQSALLEAMQERQVTVAGTTYKLPQPFFVMATQNPIEQEGTYPLPEAQMDRFLMHVIVDYPSEAAELEVLRLVRSEEKAEEKKEKKDVQKLPKEIVFDARAEVQEVHVSEAIEKYIVALVYATRTPEKYSEDLAKWIDVGCSPRATIALDKVARVQAWLNGRDFVKPEDIQAVIKDIFRHRIVTSFEANALGITKEQIIDELISKVAVA comes from the coding sequence GTGTCAGCATTAGAATCAATAAAAAAATTACAAGATCAGATCTCTAAATCTATTATAGGTCAAGAGCAAGTCGTTAATCGCATTATTGCTTGTCTTATTTCAGATGGTAACCTTTTATTAGAAGGGCTTCCTGGATTAGCCAAAACACGAGCAATCAATAGTTTGGCTCAAAACATGGATTTAGGATTAAGTAGAGTTCAATTTACTCCCGATCTACTTCCTTCTGATATTACAGGTACAGAAATATACCAAAGCTCAGGAGAAGAAAATTTCATTTTTCAAAAAGGACCTATTTTCAATAATTTGATTTTGGCCGATGAAATTAACCGTGCTCCTGCAAAAGTTCAATCTGCATTATTAGAAGCAATGCAAGAACGTCAAGTTACTGTTGCTGGTACTACGTATAAGTTACCTCAACCTTTCTTTGTAATGGCTACGCAAAACCCAATAGAGCAAGAAGGTACCTATCCTTTACCTGAGGCACAAATGGATAGATTTTTAATGCATGTTATTGTAGATTATCCATCGGAAGCTGCAGAACTAGAAGTTTTAAGGTTAGTTAGAAGCGAAGAAAAAGCGGAAGAAAAAAAAGAAAAGAAAGATGTTCAAAAGCTTCCTAAAGAAATTGTTTTTGATGCTCGTGCAGAAGTACAAGAAGTTCACGTTTCGGAAGCTATCGAAAAATATATTGTTGCACTTGTTTATGCTACAAGAACACCAGAAAAATATAGCGAAGATTTAGCAAAATGGATAGATGTTGGATGTTCTCCTCGTGCTACCATTGCTCTTGATAAAGTTGCTAGAGTTCAAGCTTGGCTAAACGGTAGAGATTTTGTAAAACCAGAAGATATTCAGGCAGTAATAAAAGATATTTTTAGACACAGAATTGTAACAAGTTTTGAGGCAAATGCTTTAGGTATTACTAAAGAGCAAATTATTGATGAGTTAATTAGTAAAGTAGCTGTAGCTTAA
- a CDS encoding HdeD family acid-resistance protein, whose amino-acid sequence MEFTVSNSLQKTIKHWYLPFISGLLFIIAGVITFTYLGESYVALSGLFSITFIVMGCSDMIFSILNRKVIKGWGWSFLMGSTNTLLGLFLIENPLISIITLPMYVGFTFLIRAVGTISFSQDLKRFGLLVHDPLMFIGITGVVLSLILIWNPIFAGFTIVGLTGFTCILIGVYHVSLAIKLKKVKRFIKEASDLEIV is encoded by the coding sequence ATGGAATTTACAGTTTCAAACTCGTTGCAAAAAACAATTAAGCATTGGTATTTACCTTTTATTTCAGGTTTATTATTTATAATAGCAGGTGTAATAACATTTACTTATCTAGGAGAAAGTTATGTAGCTTTATCAGGGTTATTTAGCATTACTTTTATTGTAATGGGATGTTCTGATATGATATTTTCAATATTAAACAGAAAAGTAATTAAAGGTTGGGGATGGTCTTTCTTAATGGGTAGTACCAATACTTTATTAGGATTGTTTTTAATAGAAAACCCATTGATTTCTATTATTACATTACCAATGTATGTAGGCTTTACTTTTTTGATAAGAGCTGTTGGTACAATCTCTTTTTCTCAAGATTTAAAAAGGTTTGGATTACTAGTTCACGATCCTTTAATGTTTATAGGAATTACAGGAGTAGTTCTTTCTCTAATATTAATTTGGAATCCTATTTTTGCAGGCTTTACAATAGTAGGTTTAACTGGTTTTACTTGTATTTTAATAGGTGTTTACCATGTTTCTCTTGCCATTAAATTAAAAAAAGTAAAACGTTTTATTAAAGAGGCATCAGATTTAGAAATAGTATAA
- a CDS encoding VWA domain-containing protein has translation MYEIAYPWMFFLLPLPLLVWWLIPAFKQKKDALYYPKFDELTQATGLKPQKSATILKRRWFQYVINFIIWVCIVAAMSNPQYIGKPAKKVKNARNMLVAADISMSMNTKDWHDKDGNRISRWKAVQNVLNEFIEKREGDRIGLMLFGSDVFALPFTPDLDIIKHTIDETGIGMAGHKTAIGNAIALSTQVFEADSIKQKVMILLTDGQDSGSEIVPITASNMAADDSIKIYTIGIGTKESSQYELDDKTLTKIAKNTGGEYFNAGNLEELNTIYDKLNEMEPIQFEDEGYRPTRLLFYIPLEVGLGIALVFQFLSIAVNFIGSLKRKKS, from the coding sequence ATGTATGAGATAGCTTATCCGTGGATGTTTTTCTTACTTCCACTTCCGTTGCTTGTCTGGTGGCTAATCCCTGCGTTCAAGCAGAAAAAAGACGCTTTATATTATCCTAAGTTTGATGAGTTAACTCAAGCTACTGGATTAAAACCTCAAAAAAGTGCTACAATTTTAAAAAGACGTTGGTTTCAATATGTCATCAACTTTATAATTTGGGTATGTATTGTTGCTGCAATGTCAAACCCACAATACATTGGTAAACCTGCCAAAAAAGTAAAAAATGCTCGTAATATGTTAGTTGCTGCTGATATCTCTATGAGTATGAACACTAAAGATTGGCATGATAAAGACGGTAACCGTATTTCAAGATGGAAAGCCGTACAAAATGTTTTAAACGAATTTATTGAAAAAAGAGAAGGTGACCGTATTGGTTTAATGCTTTTTGGAAGCGATGTATTTGCCTTACCATTTACACCCGATTTAGATATTATAAAACATACAATTGATGAAACTGGTATTGGAATGGCTGGACATAAAACAGCTATTGGTAATGCTATAGCACTATCAACGCAAGTTTTTGAAGCTGATTCTATAAAACAAAAAGTAATGATTCTCCTAACTGATGGTCAGGACAGTGGTAGTGAAATAGTGCCAATTACAGCATCTAATATGGCTGCTGATGATAGTATTAAAATTTATACCATTGGTATTGGCACTAAAGAATCTTCTCAATATGAATTAGATGATAAAACACTAACCAAAATAGCCAAAAATACTGGGGGTGAATATTTTAATGCAGGTAATTTAGAAGAATTGAATACTATTTATGATAAACTAAATGAAATGGAACCAATACAATTTGAAGATGAAGGTTACAGACCAACTCGCTTATTGTTTTACATTCCGTTAGAAGTTGGGTTAGGTATTGCACTAGTTTTTCAATTTTTAAGTATTGCAGTAAACTTTATCGGATCCTTAAAAAGAAAGAAATCATGA
- a CDS encoding DUF4381 domain-containing protein, with the protein MALQDSLQILKDSTQLANEVLDFIPPKQVDMSPSAPGWYLLGGIIILVLLIVAIRQYIHYLQNKYRRTAIHEINSVVKESASLQEQVYKINIVLKRVAITTFDRSTVAHLSGNEWINFLNDHTKQKLFKDKEADLLINGAYMKASESTNSTLSSLGQLSIKWIKNHV; encoded by the coding sequence ATGGCACTTCAAGATTCCCTTCAAATACTAAAAGATTCAACGCAATTAGCCAACGAGGTTTTAGATTTCATTCCTCCAAAACAAGTTGACATGAGTCCTTCTGCACCGGGTTGGTATCTACTCGGAGGCATCATCATTTTGGTCTTGTTAATTGTAGCGATTCGTCAATACATTCATTATTTACAAAATAAATACAGACGTACCGCTATTCATGAAATTAATTCTGTAGTAAAAGAAAGTGCTTCGTTACAAGAACAAGTGTATAAAATTAATATTGTTTTAAAAAGAGTGGCAATTACAACCTTTGATCGTTCTACAGTTGCTCACTTAAGTGGCAACGAATGGATTAATTTCTTAAACGATCATACAAAGCAAAAATTATTTAAAGATAAAGAAGCTGATTTACTTATTAATGGTGCTTATATGAAAGCATCAGAAAGTACTAATTCTACGCTATCATCTTTAGGACAATTATCAATTAAATGGATTAAAAATCATGTATGA
- a CDS encoding arylsulfatase, with the protein MKQFTLFIYLLFFTSQLFAQRKPNILVIFGDDIGLFNISAYNDGMMGYKTPNIDRIANSGIRFTDSYAQNSCTAGRSAFITGQSPKRSGLSKVGLPGDDLGLQKEDPTIAEILKGKGYVTGQFGKNHLGDKDEFLPTNHGFDEFFGNLYHLNAEEEPEHPDYPNDPQFKEKFGPRGVIHAYADGRVSDTGPLTKKRMETVDREFLAASLDFIDRAHQDEEPFFVWFNSTRMHVVTHLTEEAVGKTGQGVYADGMLEHDGHVGQLLDKLDDLGITENTIVVYTTDNGAEVLSWPDGGMIPFRGEKNTTWEGGFRAPMMVSWPSKIAPHQVSNEIISLEDWMPTLVAAAGEDEIKEKLLKGYKVGDMTYNVHLDGYNFLPYFLGKEDKGPRENFFYFTDGGDLSAVRTGDWKFMFLIQEHEGLDVWIKPFTKLRAPLIINLRRDPFERAIDEAGYTNFFVEHMFLMSPTVETVKEFMGTFKEYPPRQSAASWVE; encoded by the coding sequence ATGAAACAGTTTACATTATTTATCTACTTATTATTTTTTACTAGTCAGCTATTTGCTCAGAGAAAGCCAAACATATTAGTAATTTTTGGTGATGATATTGGGTTATTTAATATCAGTGCATATAACGATGGAATGATGGGATATAAGACTCCCAATATTGATAGAATAGCCAATTCAGGAATTAGATTTACAGATAGTTACGCACAGAATAGTTGTACTGCAGGTCGTTCAGCTTTCATTACAGGGCAGAGTCCTAAAAGATCAGGCTTATCAAAAGTAGGTTTACCTGGTGATGATTTAGGGTTACAAAAAGAAGATCCTACAATTGCAGAAATTCTTAAAGGAAAAGGATATGTAACAGGTCAGTTTGGTAAAAATCACTTGGGTGATAAAGATGAGTTCTTACCAACAAACCATGGCTTTGATGAATTTTTTGGTAATCTATACCACTTAAATGCTGAAGAAGAGCCTGAACATCCTGATTATCCAAACGATCCTCAGTTTAAAGAAAAATTTGGTCCTAGAGGTGTAATTCATGCCTATGCAGATGGTCGTGTTTCTGATACAGGTCCATTAACTAAAAAAAGAATGGAAACTGTAGATAGAGAATTTCTTGCAGCTTCTTTAGACTTTATTGATAGAGCTCATCAAGATGAAGAACCTTTCTTTGTTTGGTTTAATTCTACTAGAATGCACGTTGTAACTCACCTTACTGAAGAAGCAGTAGGTAAAACAGGCCAGGGTGTATATGCTGACGGCATGTTAGAACATGACGGTCATGTAGGCCAATTATTAGATAAATTAGATGATTTAGGAATTACTGAAAATACTATTGTTGTATATACAACAGATAATGGAGCTGAGGTGTTATCATGGCCTGACGGTGGTATGATTCCTTTTAGAGGAGAGAAAAATACTACTTGGGAAGGTGGCTTTAGAGCTCCAATGATGGTGAGCTGGCCTAGCAAAATTGCTCCTCATCAAGTATCTAATGAGATTATTTCTTTAGAAGATTGGATGCCAACATTAGTGGCTGCAGCAGGAGAAGATGAAATAAAAGAAAAATTACTTAAAGGATATAAAGTAGGTGATATGACTTACAATGTACATCTTGATGGTTATAACTTCTTACCATATTTCTTAGGAAAGGAAGATAAAGGACCTAGAGAAAACTTCTTCTACTTTACAGATGGGGGTGACCTTTCTGCAGTAAGAACAGGAGATTGGAAATTTATGTTTTTAATCCAAGAGCATGAAGGTTTAGATGTTTGGATTAAGCCTTTCACAAAGTTGAGAGCACCACTTATTATCAACTTAAGACGTGACCCGTTTGAAAGAGCAATAGATGAAGCAGGGTATACTAATTTCTTTGTCGAACATATGTTTTTGATGTCACCTACTGTTGAAACAGTAAAAGAGTTTATGGGTACTTTTAAAGAATACCCTCCAAGACAGTCAGCTGCATCATGGGTAGAATAA
- a CDS encoding shikimate dehydrogenase family protein, whose protein sequence is MKTYGLIGYPLGHSFSKKYFTEKYQKEGIEGCQYELFELEKIDIFADLLSNKSLSGINVTIPYKEQVIPFMDRLDPNTAGKIGAVNVIKFEEDGTLTGYNSDYFGFRTSLEKFIPNTNFKALVLGTGGASKAIKVALTDLEIPFKSVSRNRSEDSIAYTDVTDELYASHTLIINTTPLGMHPNEGIAPKLPYDKTTENHYFFDVVYNPEVTEFMKLGVENDGHAKNGHEMLIGQAEASWEIWNKD, encoded by the coding sequence ATGAAAACATACGGATTAATTGGATACCCATTAGGGCATTCATTCTCAAAGAAATATTTTACAGAGAAATACCAAAAAGAAGGTATTGAAGGATGTCAATATGAACTATTCGAATTAGAAAAGATTGATATTTTTGCTGACCTATTATCAAATAAGTCTTTAAGCGGTATTAATGTTACTATTCCTTATAAAGAACAAGTAATACCATTTATGGATAGGCTCGATCCTAATACAGCAGGAAAAATTGGTGCTGTTAACGTTATAAAGTTTGAAGAAGATGGCACATTAACTGGCTATAATTCAGATTATTTTGGCTTTAGAACATCATTAGAAAAGTTTATTCCCAATACAAATTTTAAAGCATTGGTATTAGGAACAGGTGGGGCTTCAAAAGCCATTAAAGTAGCTTTAACAGATTTAGAAATTCCTTTTAAGTCTGTTTCAAGAAATAGATCAGAAGATAGTATTGCTTATACTGATGTTACCGATGAACTATATGCCTCTCATACTTTAATTATCAATACTACTCCGCTAGGAATGCATCCTAATGAAGGAATTGCACCTAAATTACCTTATGATAAAACAACAGAAAATCATTATTTCTTTGATGTTGTCTACAATCCAGAAGTAACCGAGTTTATGAAATTAGGGGTTGAAAATGACGGTCATGCAAAAAATGGTCATGAAATGCTCATTGGACAAGCAGAAGCATCATGGGAAATTTGGAATAAAGATTAA
- a CDS encoding SDR family oxidoreductase, which produces MKILLTGSTGYIGRRLLPLLVKNGHHVVCVCRDPRRFDYEDFDESFLSNVTVVKGDLLEGKSLTNLPQDIDLAYYLVHSMSNSFSSFETLEEKAATNFRDYIKTTTCQQTIYLGGIANSKQLSRHLKSRLSVEDRLRESGVPLTVLRAAIIIGSGSASFEIIRDLVEKLPVMIAPKWLKTRCQPIAIRNVMDYLIGVIHKEEAYNKVFDIGGKDILDYKQMLLRFAKARNLYRKIFVVPVFTPNLSSYWLYFVTSTTYTLARSLVESMGNEVICENSDIQEIVPVRLYSYEEALDMAFQRIAQNEVVSSWKESIIGPIREDFLDLIQVPKHGCFVDMRRFKFDRPNTEVVDNIWAIGGDRGWYYGTWLWRIRGVMDKMVGGVGLRRGRRSPTELKTGEALDFWRVILADKKHQRLLLFAEMKLPGEAWLEFRIKDKNGEQWLEQKATFRPLGIWGRLYWYIVFPFHLFVFPNMAKNILAFKSTK; this is translated from the coding sequence ATGAAAATATTACTTACAGGATCTACAGGCTATATAGGAAGGAGACTATTACCTCTTTTAGTAAAAAATGGACATCATGTTGTTTGCGTATGTAGAGACCCAAGAAGATTTGATTATGAAGATTTTGATGAATCTTTTTTAAGTAATGTTACTGTTGTAAAAGGAGACTTATTGGAAGGTAAGTCACTTACTAATTTACCACAAGATATAGATTTAGCATATTACTTAGTGCATTCTATGAGTAACTCATTTTCTTCATTTGAAACACTCGAAGAAAAAGCAGCAACCAATTTCCGAGATTATATAAAAACAACAACCTGCCAACAAACCATATATCTTGGTGGTATTGCAAATTCAAAACAACTTTCAAGACATCTGAAATCTAGGTTATCTGTAGAAGATAGATTAAGAGAGTCTGGTGTGCCATTAACGGTATTAAGAGCTGCAATTATTATTGGCTCTGGTAGTGCATCTTTTGAGATCATCAGAGACTTAGTAGAGAAATTACCAGTAATGATAGCGCCAAAGTGGTTAAAAACGAGGTGTCAACCAATTGCTATTAGAAATGTAATGGATTACTTAATTGGAGTAATTCATAAGGAAGAAGCTTATAATAAAGTGTTTGATATTGGAGGTAAAGATATTCTTGATTATAAACAGATGTTACTTCGTTTTGCTAAAGCCCGAAATTTATATAGAAAGATATTTGTTGTTCCTGTATTCACACCAAACTTATCTTCTTATTGGTTATACTTTGTAACATCAACTACTTACACTTTAGCTAGAAGTTTAGTAGAAAGTATGGGGAATGAGGTTATTTGTGAGAATAGTGATATTCAAGAAATAGTACCTGTAAGATTATATTCTTATGAAGAAGCTTTAGATATGGCTTTCCAGCGAATTGCTCAAAATGAAGTGGTATCTAGTTGGAAGGAATCTATAATAGGACCAATTAGAGAAGACTTTTTAGACTTAATACAAGTTCCTAAACACGGTTGCTTTGTAGATATGCGTCGATTTAAGTTTGATCGTCCTAATACAGAAGTTGTTGATAATATTTGGGCAATTGGCGGAGATAGGGGTTGGTATTATGGAACATGGTTATGGCGTATTAGAGGTGTAATGGATAAAATGGTTGGAGGAGTTGGTTTAAGAAGAGGTAGAAGAAGTCCGACAGAATTAAAAACAGGAGAGGCCTTAGACTTTTGGAGAGTTATTCTTGCTGATAAAAAGCACCAGCGATTATTACTATTTGCTGAAATGAAACTACCAGGAGAAGCATGGCTAGAGTTTCGAATTAAAGATAAAAATGGAGAACAATGGCTAGAACAAAAGGCTACATTCCGACCTTTGGGTATTTGGGGGAGATTGTATTGGTATATAGTTTTTCCTTTTCACCTGTTTGTTTTTCCTAATATGGCTAAGAATATATTGGCTTTTAAATCAACAAAATAG